In one Parvibaculum sp. genomic region, the following are encoded:
- a CDS encoding HAD-IA family hydrolase — MVEAVIWDFGGVLTTSPFEAFARYERERGLPKDLIRSINATNPDSNAWALFERSECTLDEFDRLFAAEAEVLGHQVPGRDIIELLSGDIRPEMVEALKRCKARAKVGCITNNVSAGEGAGMARSHDKAAAVQGVMSLFDHVIESSKVGIRKPDPRIYEMACEALGVSAAASVYLDDLGINLKPARALGMTTIKVVTPEQALKELEAAVGFPVA; from the coding sequence ATGGTCGAGGCAGTGATCTGGGATTTCGGGGGCGTGCTGACGACGAGCCCGTTCGAGGCCTTCGCGCGCTACGAGCGCGAGCGCGGACTGCCGAAGGATCTCATCCGTTCGATCAACGCAACCAATCCCGACAGCAATGCCTGGGCGTTGTTCGAGCGCAGCGAATGCACGCTCGACGAATTCGACCGCCTGTTCGCGGCGGAGGCCGAGGTGCTCGGTCACCAGGTGCCGGGCCGCGACATCATCGAACTTCTGTCGGGCGACATCCGGCCTGAAATGGTCGAGGCGCTGAAGCGCTGCAAGGCGCGGGCGAAAGTCGGCTGCATCACCAACAATGTTTCGGCGGGCGAGGGCGCCGGCATGGCGCGCAGCCACGACAAGGCCGCCGCCGTGCAAGGCGTCATGTCGCTGTTCGACCATGTGATCGAAAGCTCGAAGGTCGGCATCCGCAAGCCCGATCCGCGCATCTACGAAATGGCCTGCGAGGCGCTCGGCGTTTCCGCTGCGGCAAGCGTCTATCTCGACGATCTCGGTATCAACCTGAAGCCCGCAAGGGCGCTCGGCATGACGACGATCAAGGTCGTGACGCCCGAACAGGCGCTGAAGGAACTCGAGGCCGCGGTCGGTTTTCCGGTCGCCTGA
- a CDS encoding SPOR domain-containing protein gives MSKKPASLTSDLLARKGEAEPSSADPASRVTLTGGRQPDFSGIGRSEGPSQGLYARPVTERPEMHGMDEEERPRPPEPEIIYTPEDYDTGSRTRLIAGAFIGLALLGGVIVAMSLNDGGDVAPLSSEIIAPPAATPSEPAPSETMQAAAPAPTPEPEPEVAAAPEEAAPATEAEATAPEAATPEIETAEAEAAPEALVPEPAPAPATPAPAATATAPATTATAPATGGTFVVQLAAVREEAAAGPAYKALQDKHSAILGGHALDVERADLGDKGIFYRVRAAGFDSKAAATTACGKLKAAGQDCLVRAR, from the coding sequence ATGTCGAAGAAACCTGCCTCATTGACGAGTGACCTGCTGGCGCGCAAGGGTGAGGCGGAGCCTTCCTCGGCCGACCCGGCGTCGCGCGTCACGCTCACCGGCGGCCGGCAGCCGGACTTCAGCGGTATCGGCCGTTCGGAGGGCCCGTCCCAGGGGCTTTATGCCCGCCCCGTCACGGAGAGGCCGGAGATGCACGGAATGGACGAGGAGGAGCGGCCCCGCCCGCCCGAGCCCGAAATCATCTACACGCCGGAGGATTACGACACCGGCAGCCGGACGCGGCTGATCGCCGGCGCCTTTATCGGCCTGGCGCTGCTTGGCGGCGTCATCGTTGCGATGTCGCTCAACGATGGCGGCGACGTGGCGCCGCTTTCGTCCGAAATCATTGCCCCGCCCGCCGCAACGCCGTCGGAGCCGGCGCCGTCCGAAACGATGCAGGCCGCCGCGCCGGCGCCCACGCCGGAACCCGAGCCCGAAGTCGCCGCCGCGCCCGAAGAGGCGGCACCGGCGACCGAAGCGGAAGCCACCGCGCCCGAGGCCGCAACACCGGAAATCGAAACCGCCGAAGCCGAAGCCGCGCCCGAAGCGCTTGTGCCGGAACCGGCGCCCGCCCCCGCAACGCCTGCGCCCGCCGCAACCGCGACAGCACCCGCCACAACCGCGACAGCACCCGCCACCGGCGGCACCTTCGTGGTGCAGTTGGCGGCGGTGCGCGAGGAAGCGGCGGCAGGCCCCGCCTACAAGGCCCTGCAGGACAAGCACAGTGCCATTCTCGGCGGCCACGCGCTCGACGTGGAACGCGCCGATCTCGGCGACAAGGGTATTTTCTATCGTGTCCGCGCCGCCGGTTTCGACAGCAAGGCGGCGGCGACCACGGCCTGCGGCAAGCTCAAGGCCGCCGGTCAGGACTGTCTCGTTCGCGCGCGCTGA
- a CDS encoding ParA family protein, whose amino-acid sequence MHVIAFASQKGGSGKTTLAGHIAVEAERQGAGPVALIDTDPQGSLSQWWNAREAERPFFARASSAGLEADLATLKDGGVRLVIIDTPPAITATIGHVIGLADLVVIPTRPSPHDLRAAGATVRLCEEVGKPLVFAVNGASPRARITTEAVIALSQHGPVAPSILHQRIDFASSMIDGRTVMEISSQTKSPEEVGELWRFLDDRLKGRETAPLATASFLTGSHGARDLRGAA is encoded by the coding sequence ATGCACGTCATCGCATTCGCCTCGCAAAAAGGCGGCTCCGGCAAGACGACACTTGCCGGCCATATCGCGGTCGAAGCCGAACGCCAGGGCGCGGGGCCCGTGGCGCTGATCGACACCGATCCGCAAGGCAGCCTGTCGCAATGGTGGAATGCGCGCGAGGCGGAGCGGCCCTTTTTCGCCCGCGCCTCCAGTGCCGGGCTCGAAGCGGACCTTGCGACGCTGAAGGATGGCGGCGTCCGCCTCGTCATCATCGACACGCCGCCCGCCATCACCGCAACCATCGGCCATGTGATCGGCCTTGCCGATCTCGTCGTCATCCCGACGCGCCCCAGCCCCCACGACCTCAGGGCCGCCGGGGCGACGGTCCGGCTTTGCGAGGAAGTCGGCAAGCCGCTGGTTTTCGCGGTCAATGGCGCCAGCCCCCGGGCCCGCATCACCACCGAGGCCGTCATCGCGCTTTCCCAGCACGGCCCGGTCGCGCCCTCGATCCTGCATCAGCGCATCGACTTCGCCTCCAGCATGATCGACGGCCGCACCGTCATGGAAATCTCGTCCCAGACCAAATCGCCCGAAGAGGTCGGCGAGCTTTGGCGGTTCCTCGACGACCGGCTGAAAGGCCGCGAAACCGCGCCGCTCGCCACCGCCAGCTTTCTGACCGGCAGCCACGGCGCGCGCGATCTCCGGGGTGCCGCCTGA
- a CDS encoding adenosylmethionine--8-amino-7-oxononanoate transaminase, protein MSVPPANPLVNDPPAWLVEGAPHLWLPYTQMQTTPMALPVVKTEGVRLTLADGRELIDGTSSWWTAAHGYNHPHIREAVTAQLQKMPHVMLGGLAHEQACRLATRLSDLLPGDLGHVFFSESGSVSVEIAMKMAVQYWINNGKTGRTRFVAFKGGYHGDTLATMSVCDPDEGMHTLFKGAIAEQLIAELPTDDEKAAALDAFLGAHGHRVAAVLTEPLVQGAGGMRFHDAETLRRLRRLCDKHDLLLIHDEIFVGFGRTGTMFACEAAGIVPDIVTLSKALTGGTMALAATIARAPVFEAFLGEDGGRALMHGPTYTGNALACAAANASLDLFEREPRLAQVAAIAGQLERELAPARNLPGVRDVRVKGAIGVIELERMGDLNAIKRRFIEEGVFIRPFGNIVYTTPPLTIGTADLGRLTAAMLKVTAEIAAA, encoded by the coding sequence TTGTCCGTCCCGCCCGCCAACCCGCTTGTCAACGATCCGCCGGCATGGCTTGTCGAGGGCGCGCCGCATTTGTGGCTGCCCTATACGCAGATGCAGACGACGCCGATGGCGCTGCCGGTGGTCAAGACCGAAGGCGTGCGTCTGACGCTCGCGGACGGGCGCGAGCTCATCGACGGCACATCGTCCTGGTGGACGGCGGCGCATGGCTATAATCATCCGCATATTCGCGAAGCCGTGACGGCGCAGCTTCAAAAGATGCCGCATGTGATGCTGGGCGGGCTCGCGCATGAACAGGCCTGCCGTCTGGCGACGCGGCTTTCGGATTTGCTGCCCGGCGATCTCGGCCATGTGTTCTTTTCGGAATCGGGTTCGGTCTCGGTCGAGATCGCGATGAAGATGGCCGTGCAATACTGGATCAACAACGGAAAGACGGGCCGCACGCGGTTTGTGGCCTTCAAGGGCGGCTATCACGGCGACACGCTGGCCACCATGTCGGTTTGCGATCCCGACGAGGGCATGCACACGCTTTTCAAGGGCGCGATTGCCGAACAGCTCATCGCCGAACTGCCGACCGACGACGAGAAGGCCGCGGCGCTCGACGCGTTTCTCGGCGCGCATGGCCATCGGGTCGCCGCCGTTCTCACCGAACCGCTGGTGCAGGGCGCGGGCGGCATGCGCTTTCACGACGCCGAAACGCTGCGCCGGTTGCGGAGATTGTGCGACAAACACGATCTGCTGCTGATCCATGACGAGATATTCGTCGGCTTCGGGCGCACCGGCACGATGTTCGCCTGCGAAGCGGCCGGCATCGTGCCCGACATCGTGACGCTGTCGAAGGCGCTGACCGGTGGCACCATGGCGCTGGCGGCAACGATTGCGCGCGCGCCGGTGTTCGAGGCGTTTCTCGGCGAAGACGGCGGCCGCGCGCTGATGCACGGGCCGACCTATACCGGCAATGCGCTGGCCTGCGCGGCGGCCAATGCGTCGCTCGATCTTTTCGAGCGCGAGCCGCGGCTTGCGCAGGTCGCGGCCATCGCCGGCCAGCTTGAGCGCGAGCTGGCGCCGGCCCGCAATCTGCCGGGCGTCCGGGATGTGCGCGTGAAAGGCGCCATCGGCGTCATCGAGCTTGAGCGGATGGGCGATCTCAACGCCATCAAGCGGCGCTTTATCGAGGAGGGGGTTTTCATCCGCCCCTTCGGCAATATCGTCTACACGACGCCGCCGCTGACGATCGGCACGGCGGATCTCGGCCGGCTGACGGCGGCGATGCTCAAGGTGACGGCAGAAATCGCCGCCGCATGA
- the bioB gene encoding biotin synthase BioB, whose translation MTIQTRIGETNPQGGALSARTNPDQTRHDWTREELQALFDLPFNDLMFEAQLVHRRWFKADEVQMSTLLSIKTGGCPEDCGYCAQSAKFETGLKASKLMEVERVLAEARRAKDAGATRYCMGAAWREPKDRDMDMVCAMVEGIKDMGMETCMTLGMLSGQQVHRLAQSGLDYYNHNIDTSEEYYPKVISTRTYQDRLDTLERVRNAGINVCSGGIVGMGESPSDRIGMLMTLANLEEHPQSVPINMLMPVEGTPLGMSEKVDPIDFVRLIAVARIAMPKSVVRLSAGREHMSEETQALCFLAGANSIFIGEKLLTTKNPEADKDAKLFAKLGIKSMPAHSCPSEK comes from the coding sequence ATGACGATCCAGACCCGTATCGGCGAAACAAATCCGCAGGGCGGTGCCCTCTCCGCGCGCACCAACCCCGACCAGACCCGTCACGACTGGACGCGCGAAGAGCTACAGGCGCTTTTCGACCTGCCCTTCAACGACCTGATGTTCGAGGCGCAACTCGTCCATCGGCGCTGGTTCAAGGCCGACGAAGTGCAGATGTCGACGCTCTTGTCGATCAAGACCGGCGGCTGCCCGGAAGATTGCGGCTATTGCGCGCAAAGCGCCAAGTTCGAGACCGGGCTCAAGGCGTCGAAGCTGATGGAAGTCGAGCGGGTGCTGGCCGAAGCGCGCCGGGCGAAGGACGCCGGTGCGACGCGCTATTGCATGGGTGCGGCGTGGCGCGAGCCCAAGGACCGCGACATGGACATGGTCTGCGCGATGGTCGAGGGCATCAAGGACATGGGCATGGAAACCTGCATGACGCTCGGCATGTTGTCGGGCCAGCAGGTGCACCGTCTCGCGCAATCGGGCCTCGACTACTACAACCACAATATCGACACCTCGGAAGAATATTATCCGAAAGTCATCAGTACACGGACCTATCAGGACCGGCTCGACACGCTGGAGCGGGTGCGCAATGCGGGCATCAATGTCTGTTCGGGCGGGATCGTCGGCATGGGCGAAAGCCCGTCGGACCGTATCGGCATGCTGATGACGCTCGCCAATCTCGAAGAGCATCCGCAAAGCGTGCCGATCAACATGCTGATGCCGGTGGAAGGCACGCCGCTGGGGATGAGCGAAAAGGTCGATCCGATCGATTTCGTGCGGCTGATCGCGGTGGCGCGTATCGCCATGCCGAAATCGGTGGTGCGCCTCTCGGCGGGGCGCGAGCACATGTCGGAGGAAACGCAGGCGCTCTGTTTCCTCGCCGGTGCGAACTCCATTTTCATCGGCGAAAAACTTCTGACGACGAAGAACCCCGAAGCCGACAAGGATGCGAAGCTTTTCGCCAAGCTCGGCATCAAGTCGATGCCGGCGCATAGCTGCCCGTCGGAGAAGTGA
- a CDS encoding Fe2+-dependent dioxygenase, which yields MFIQIANILTAADLRLADTVYAQADAFESGARTAGRIARAVKNNEQAKPSGLAADLTALIEKRLLKNEVFRAAAQPGSIIRTLLSRYTAGMGYGLHVDDAFIGGRRADLSFTLFLAPPESYEGGELVVEELAGERLIKLEAGALVLYPSATLHRVAEVTKGERRAAVGWIRSRVRSAEDRETLFDVALALRQAEAAGNRALTDRLLKIQGALLRRWGEE from the coding sequence TTGTTCATCCAGATCGCAAACATTCTGACGGCGGCCGACCTCAGGCTCGCCGATACCGTGTACGCGCAGGCCGACGCCTTCGAGAGCGGCGCGCGCACGGCCGGGCGCATTGCCCGCGCCGTCAAGAACAACGAGCAGGCCAAACCCTCGGGGCTTGCCGCCGACCTGACGGCGCTGATCGAGAAGCGCCTGCTCAAGAACGAGGTCTTCCGCGCCGCCGCACAGCCGGGCAGCATCATCCGCACCCTGCTCTCGCGCTACACGGCCGGCATGGGCTATGGCCTGCACGTGGACGACGCCTTTATTGGGGGCCGCCGCGCCGACCTTTCCTTCACGCTCTTTCTCGCGCCGCCGGAGAGCTATGAAGGCGGCGAACTCGTGGTCGAGGAACTGGCGGGCGAGCGCCTGATCAAGCTCGAGGCGGGCGCGCTGGTGCTCTACCCGTCGGCGACGCTGCACCGGGTCGCCGAGGTGACCAAGGGCGAACGCCGCGCCGCCGTCGGCTGGATCCGCAGCCGCGTCCGCAGCGCCGAGGACCGCGAAACGCTGTTCGATGTGGCGCTGGCGCTACGTCAGGCCGAGGCAGCCGGAAACCGGGCGCTGACGGACCGGCTTTTGAAGATCCAGGGCGCGCTGCTGCGCCGCTGGGGCGAGGAATGA
- the bioF gene encoding 8-amino-7-oxononanoate synthase: MAGSLDDFASGKLAALEAVALRRRLIETDRREGVRATRNGRELISFCCNDYLNLSQHPEVKRAAIAATEKYGVGAGASRLVSGNHPLFAELERRLAEWKEAEDCVVFGSGYMANLGIVPALVGAGDLILADELSHACLMSGAKLSGAEFAIFRHNDLVHLDALLAARRGTAKHCLILTDGIFSMDGDAAPVAELAARAAHHDAWLMTDDAHGIGVVGRDGRGSSFMGAEKAAVPLQMGTLSKAVGSYGGYLCASRAVCDLIRTRARTLIYSTGLPPGAVAASIAALDFIRANPDYCRRPVEKARGFARALGLPAPESPIVPLILGDAEATLVASALLEAEGFLVTGIRPPTVPAGTARLRFTFTAEHDDADIARLVALVRERIIPRKAAE, translated from the coding sequence ATGGCGGGTTCACTGGACGATTTCGCAAGCGGCAAGCTTGCGGCGCTGGAGGCTGTGGCGCTGCGCCGCCGCCTGATCGAGACCGACCGCCGCGAAGGCGTGCGTGCGACGCGGAACGGCCGCGAATTGATTTCCTTCTGCTGCAACGACTATCTCAATCTCTCGCAGCATCCGGAGGTGAAACGCGCCGCCATCGCTGCGACCGAAAAATATGGCGTGGGCGCCGGAGCCTCGCGCCTCGTCTCCGGCAATCATCCGCTTTTCGCCGAACTCGAACGCCGCCTCGCGGAATGGAAGGAAGCGGAGGATTGCGTCGTCTTCGGTTCGGGCTACATGGCCAATCTCGGCATCGTCCCGGCGCTGGTGGGCGCGGGCGATCTCATCCTCGCCGACGAGCTTTCCCATGCCTGCCTGATGTCGGGCGCGAAACTCTCGGGCGCCGAATTTGCGATCTTCCGCCACAACGATCTCGTGCATCTCGATGCCCTGCTCGCCGCGCGGCGCGGAACCGCGAAACATTGCCTGATCCTGACCGACGGCATTTTCAGCATGGATGGCGACGCCGCGCCGGTTGCCGAACTGGCAGCACGCGCCGCACACCACGACGCATGGCTGATGACGGATGACGCGCACGGCATTGGCGTTGTCGGCCGCGACGGGCGCGGTTCGAGTTTCATGGGCGCGGAAAAAGCCGCGGTGCCGCTGCAGATGGGCACGCTGTCGAAGGCCGTCGGTTCCTATGGCGGCTATCTCTGCGCCAGCCGCGCCGTCTGCGACCTGATCCGCACCCGCGCCCGCACGTTGATCTATTCGACCGGCCTGCCGCCCGGCGCGGTCGCCGCTTCGATCGCCGCGCTCGATTTCATTCGCGCGAACCCGGATTATTGCAGGCGTCCGGTCGAGAAGGCGCGCGGCTTTGCCCGCGCGCTGGGTTTGCCCGCGCCCGAAAGCCCCATCGTGCCGCTGATCCTCGGCGACGCGGAGGCGACGCTGGTCGCCTCGGCGCTGCTTGAGGCCGAAGGCTTCCTCGTCACCGGCATCCGCCCGCCCACCGTGCCCGCCGGCACCGCGCGGCTGCGCTTCACTTTCACCGCCGAACATGACGACGCCGACATCGCCCGTCTCGTCGCCCTCGTCCGTGAACGGATTATCCCGCGCAAGGCCGCTGAGTAG
- the bioD gene encoding dethiobiotin synthase: MTAIFVTSSGTEIGKTYVSAMLTRELKARAIKPLVSGFDEATFPESDPAMLLAAMGEDVTFENAALVSRWRFKAALSPDMAAKRENRTIDFAALVEECVDAAARHDPLVIEGVGGLMVPFDATRTVLDWMKALDARMKIAPLLVVGAYLGTISHTLTTLAVMRGEGLPPRAIVVSEAAPGPVPVEETAETIARFSGGIPVRALSRGRTVPLADLF, from the coding sequence ATGACCGCGATCTTCGTCACCTCCTCCGGCACCGAAATCGGCAAGACCTATGTCTCGGCCATGCTGACCCGCGAATTGAAGGCGCGCGCCATCAAGCCGCTGGTCAGCGGTTTCGACGAGGCGACCTTCCCCGAAAGCGACCCGGCGATGCTGCTGGCCGCGATGGGCGAGGACGTGACGTTCGAAAACGCGGCGCTGGTCTCGCGCTGGCGCTTCAAGGCGGCGCTGTCGCCCGACATGGCGGCGAAACGCGAAAACCGGACGATCGATTTCGCGGCACTGGTGGAAGAATGCGTCGACGCCGCGGCAAGGCACGACCCGCTCGTCATCGAAGGTGTCGGCGGATTGATGGTGCCGTTCGACGCCACCCGCACGGTGCTCGACTGGATGAAGGCGCTTGATGCGCGCATGAAAATAGCGCCGCTCCTCGTCGTCGGCGCCTATCTCGGCACGATCAGTCACACGCTGACCACGCTTGCCGTCATGCGCGGCGAAGGTCTGCCACCGCGCGCCATTGTCGTCAGCGAGGCGGCGCCAGGCCCCGTGCCGGTCGAGGAAACGGCCGAAACCATTGCGCGCTTTTCGGGCGGCATACCGGTGCGCGCCCTGTCGCGTGGCCGGACCGTGCCGCTCGCCGACCTCTTCTGA
- a CDS encoding Thivi_2564 family membrane protein, producing the protein MLLNLVITLIVVGVLLWLVNNYIPMDPKIKQILNVVVVIVVIVWLLQLFGVLGAIGVR; encoded by the coding sequence ATGCTTCTCAATCTTGTCATTACACTGATCGTCGTGGGCGTGCTGTTGTGGCTCGTCAACAACTACATACCGATGGATCCGAAGATCAAGCAGATCCTCAACGTCGTCGTCGTGATCGTCGTCATTGTCTGGCTGCTGCAACTCTTCGGCGTTCTCGGCGCCATCGGCGTCCGCTGA
- a CDS encoding PLDc N-terminal domain-containing protein has product MPGGPFGGFFGILLLVAVIYAIVRIAQSGADPIWKAVWIAGVIVVPIVGLILWALIGPK; this is encoded by the coding sequence ATGCCCGGCGGACCTTTCGGAGGCTTTTTCGGTATATTGCTGCTGGTGGCGGTCATCTATGCGATCGTCCGCATTGCGCAGAGCGGCGCCGACCCGATCTGGAAGGCGGTGTGGATCGCCGGCGTGATTGTCGTTCCGATCGTCGGATTGATCCTCTGGGCGCTGATTGGCCCAAAATAG